From a single Raphanus sativus cultivar WK10039 chromosome 3, ASM80110v3, whole genome shotgun sequence genomic region:
- the LOC108832343 gene encoding uncharacterized protein LOC108832343, with protein sequence MDSRRVSSSQQSLSEEDKNKEGSSSEDDCFLSSSHELRLGNIQNGLRELSVDHSSLASLLSKRLDITWNSMVKAKESYTSKEWDAVLKHTSDAIEQGEANGLCLHFYLL encoded by the exons ATGGACTCTCGGCG tgtCTCGTCTTCTCAGCAGTCGCTCAGTGAAGAAGATAAGAACAAGGAAGGAAGCAG CTCGGAAGATGATTGTTTTCTCTCATCATCACACGAACTAAGACTTGGAAACATCCAAAACGGTCTAAGGGAGCTTAGCGTTGATCACTCATCCTTGGCTTCACTCCTCAGCAAGCGACTGGATATTACCTGGAACTCCATGGTGAAAGCCAAGGAGAGTTACACCAGCAAGGAGTGGGATGCTGTTCTTAAGCATACTAGCGATGCAATTGAGCAAGGGGAGGCAAACGGGCTTTGCTTGCACTTTTACCTACTATGA